The sequence GTAGCCGCTGAGCGTGCGCAGATAGGCGGACAGCTCGCGGCGGGCGATGAGCAGCGCTTTCACGCGCGCGCCTCCTGGCCGTGTGTCAGCCGCAAGAAGATGGATTCGAGCTGACCGGCGCCCTGGTCCAGCCGCAACAACTCCAGACCCGCGCCCACCACCGCCTGCGCCACCTGGGGCCGCTGGTCGGGCGAGGCCCGCACCGTCAGCGCCACCAGGCCGTCCGACGCGCGGTCCACCTCCACCGCGCCAAAGCGCTGGAGCACCTCCACCGCGCGCGCCTTGTCGCCGCGCACCTCCAGCTCGATGGTGCCCCGGCCGCCCATCTTCGCCGCCAACTCCTCCTCCGTGCCCTGCGCCACCAACATCCCCTTGTGGATGATGAGCAGCCGGTCACACGTCTGGGAGATTTCCGGGAGGATGTGGCTGGAGACGAGCACCGTGTGCGCGCCCTTCAACCCGCGGATGACGTCACGCATCTCGACAATCTGCCGGGGGTCGAGCCCGCTGGTGGGCTCGTCGAGGATGAGCAGGGCGGGCTTGTGCACCAGCGCCTGCGCCACGCCCACGCGCTGGCGGTAGCCGTGACTGAGCGTGGAGATGAGCTCGCCGTGGACGTCACGCAGGCCCGTCTTCTCCTCGGCCTCACCCACGCGGTGGGCGGTGTCCCGGGACGTGACGCCGCGAAGCTGCGCGACGTAGGCCAGGTATTCCCCCACCGTCATCTCCTCGTAGAGCGGAGGCACGTCCGGCAGGTAGCCGATGCGCTGGCGGACCTCGTGGGCATTGCTCACCACGTCATGGCCGTCGATGACGACACGCCCCGAGGTCGGCAGCAGCACGCACCCCAGGACCTTCAGCGTCGTCGATTTTCCAGCGCCATTGAGGCCCAGGAAGCCGATGACTTCTCCCTGGCTGATGGTGAAGGCCAGGTCCCGGATCGCCGCGTGCTCACCGTAGTATTTGGTCAGCCCTTCGACCTGAATCATCAGGAGTCCTCTCCCCTTCGAATGCGTCGTTTCTTCTGGCGCAGCGGAGGGGATTGTCAAGCGCCGGACTCGCTAAGAATGGCGGTATTCAGGGCCCATCGTCGTGCGCCCCAACGTGAAGCGCAGCGCACTTTCCAGGTCGGGAAGGAGGAAGGCGAACCCCAGCCGCTGGGCTGCCTGAGGCACGATTCGCGCGCCATCCAGCAGCGCCTCTTGCCCCATCTGTCCGAAGAGGGTCCGCACGACGGGCGCGGGGACCGGGAAGACGGCCGGACGCCGCAGCACCTTGCCCAGCGTCCGGGCGAAGTCCGCCTGCCGCACCGCCCCCGGCGCCACGGCGTTGATGGCGCCGCGCGCGGCGTCGGTGAAGACAGAGAAGTGGATGAGCCCGAGCAGGTCCTCCAGCGACACCCAGCTCATCCATTGTTGCCCGGAGCCGATGGGCCCGCCGCCTCCCGCGAGGAACGCTGGCAGCATCTTCGCCAGGGCGCCCTCGCGCGCGTCCAGGACGGGGCCGATGCGCAGGTGCACCACGCGGATGCCCGCGGCCTCGGCGGGTGCGGCGGCGGCTTCCCACTCGCGTGATACCTGGGAGAGAAAGCCCTTCCCGTCCGCGCTGCTCTCCTCGGTGAGGACCTCGTCGCCGCGGTCCCCGTAGATGCTGCTGCCGCCCGCGGAGACGAGCACCTTCGGCTTGCGCTTCATCCGCGCCAGGGCTTCGGCCAGGGTGCGAGTGCCCTGGGTGCGGCTCTTGAGGATGGCGTCCTTGTACGCGGGGGTCCAACGCTGGCCGGCCACGTTGACGCCCGCGAGGTGCACCACGGCGTCCACGCCTTCGAGCGCGTCGGTGTCCACCTCGCCCTTGTCAGGCGCCCAGGCGACCTCGTTCCGCGAGGAGTCCGCCTTGCCGCGCACCATGCGCTTCACCGTGTGGCCGCCCGTGGTGAGAAAGGGCACCAGCGACGAGCCCACCAGCCCCGAGGCCCCGGTGACAGCGATGGTGAGCGGCCCCTGCCCCGCGAAGGCGGCGTGACGCTTCAAGTCCTCGAGCGTGACGCGGTGCCGGTACGCGAACATCCGCTCCAGGGTGCGCCGGGCGAAGCTGCCGCCGAAGAGGCTGCCCAGGGGGCCTACGGGGAGGACGTATTCCACTTCGTCATCCAGGATGGACGTGCCCGAGGCGGGCTCGGGCCACATCCGATGGGTGTGGACCCACTTCGCGAAGGGGCCGGACATCTGCGTGTCCTGGAACATGGCGTCTTCGACGTAGGCGGTGTGCTCGGCCACCAGGCGTTGGGGGATGGGGCCCACGCGCATGCGGACGACGACGCGGGCGCCGGTGCGGATGCCATCGCCGGTACGCTCCAGGACCTCCATCCGCTCCCAGGGGGGCGTCAGGCGTTCGAGCGCCCCTTCCCGGGCATGCCAGGCGAAAAGGTCCTTGGCCGTGACGGGCATCCGAGTGCGAGCATCGAAGACGTGCGACTTGCCCATGTTCCCTCCTGGGGCGACAGTGCGGCGGCGCATGATTGCTCCAGAGTCCCTTGAACGCGCGGTGGAATTGCTGCGGCACGGTGGTGTCGTCGCCCTGCCGACGGAAACCGTCTACGGTCTGTCCGCCAACGCGGAGGACGAGCTGGCCGTGCGCCGCGTCTTCGCCATCAAGGGCCGCCCCGCCACCCACCCGCTCATCGTCCACATCCCAGGCGTCGAGCACCTGAACACGTGGGCACGTGAGGTCCCAGAGGCCGCACGGAAGCTGGCCGAAGCCTTCTGGCCCGGGCCGTTGACGCTGGTGCTGCCGCGCACGGCGCGGGCCACGGATGCCGTCACGGGTGGGCAGGACACGGTGGCTCTGCGCGTGCCGAATCACCCGGTGGCGCTCGCGGTGCTCCAGAAGCTGGGTGGAGGGCTGGCCGCACCGAGCGCGAACCGGTTCGGGAAGGTGAGCCCCACCACGGCGGAGCACGTGCGGGAGGATCTGGGCGGAGACGTGGACCTCGTCCTGGATGGAGGCCCGTGCACGGTGGGCGTGGAGTCAACCATCGTGGACTTGAGCTCGGATGAGCCCGCGATTCTGCGGCCGGGAGGACTGGCTGCGGAGGATGTGGAGCGGGTGCTGGGGCGCAAGGTGCCGGTGAGGACTTCGTCCAAGGTGCGCGTGTCAGGCTCGCTGGAGTCACACTACGCGCCGCGTGCCGGCGTGGTGCTGACCGAGCCCGGGCAGGCGGTGGCGCGCGTCCAGGAACTGCGTGGACAGGGATTGCGCGTGGGGGTACTGGGGCCTGCGAGCCTTGCGTTGCCACCCGACGTGCCACGCTTCGATGTGCCGGATGAGCCCGCGGGTGCCGCGCGCGTGTTGTACGCCCGGCTGCGTGAGGCGGATGCACAGGGGCACGAAGTGCTCGTGGCATGCCTCCCTGCTGAGAGCGGCCTGGGCATCGCTGTCCGCGACAGGCTTTCCCGTGCCGCCGCGCCGCGCGGGTAGCGATTACGCCAAGCAGCTTGGGTCTGCCTTTGAAGGTAGGGCTTGGGGTAACCGTTCACCGGTCGGTGATTTCTTGAAAAGGTTGCAGGGCAGCGGACGGCAGGAGGGATGGCGCTCGACGGTAGCGGCCTCGGCGTGCCCCACCGCCACTCGGGGCGGAACTCCGGCTGGCCCTGCTGGAATGGGCCCATCGGAATAACGAGCACTGATTACTTGAGCGCCACGACTTCCTTTCGCCGAGTCAGGCCCGGCAGGAGCTGAGGCTGAAGCAAGCGGCCTGATTTCGACCAATCTGGTGACTCAACAACCCGGTGCAGCACAATGGCTTGGTCCAGCCCGGAGTTGGGCTCCACCTTGCTCTGGTTGGAGAGGCTCAACTGCGCGCAGCCCCCCCGTCATCCAGTGCAGCAAGATTCGCACGCAGGATGTCCTGGTAGTGCGGCACCACTTCCACGACGAGCACATCGTTCAGTAACTGGCGAGCGCCGTCGACGTCACCAGTGTCCCGGCAACGCTCCACTTCAGCCAAGGTGCGAGACAGACGCCGCGAACCATTGCTGATGCGTCGCGACACTTCCGCCAACAACTCCTCAGCGGTGGGCTCAGACTGTAGCGCTCGCTCCGCATCACTGAGGGCGATCCCCACTTGAGGAGCTGTCCTACGCAGTATCGAGCGTGTCGACTCCGTGAACGCGAATGGCTCCCCGTGGGCCACACGGCGGGCGAGGTCTCGAACATCGGTCCAGTTCAAGCCGTCCATGTCATTCCCTATCCAGGATTGGAATCAGTGCCGAGTCCGAGGCCCCTCCTCTTCCCCCGGCGGAGCCAGCCGCTGGGACAACAGCCCCAGCAACTCCTGGGTCGACAGCCGTCCCGCCGCGTCCTTTCCTTCCAGCACCCCCGCCACCAGCGCGCGCTTGTGCTCGTGCAGCGACAGCATCTGCTCCTCGATGGTCCCCCGCGTCACCAGGCGGTACACCGTCACCGGCCGTTCCTGCCCAATCCGGTGCGCGCGGTCGGAGGCCTGGTCCTCCACGGCGGGGTTCCACCACGGGTCCAGGTGAATCACCGTGGTCGCCGCCGTGAGATTCAGCCCGAAGCCACCGGCCTTGAGCGAAATCAGGAACAGCGGCACGTCTCCCTCCTGGAACGCGCGGACCCGCTCCGCCCGAGCCCCCGCGGGCGTCTGCCCATCCAGGTACTCGTAATCAATCCCCTCCGCGTCCAGCACCTCGCGCACCAACGCCAGGTGGGAGGTGAACTGGCTGAACACGAGCGCGCGATGCCCCTCCGCGCGGAGCTCCCGCACCAACTCCATGAACCGCTCCAGCTTGGCCGACTCCAGCTTCGACCCCGCGTCATACAGCCGTGGATGTGAAGCCAGGAGCCGCAGCCGCGTGAGCGCCGCCAGAATCTCGATGCGCCGCTCCTGCTCCTTCATCTTCGGCTTGCGCGTCTCCAAATCAGAGAGCGCCGCCAGCCGCGCGTCCTCGTAGAGCGCCCACTCCTCCGACGAGAGGACGATGGGCACCCGGATGTCCGTCCGAGGCGGAAGCTGCGCCTCCACCTGCGCCTTCGTCCGGCGCAGCAGGAAGGGCTGGAGCACCCGCGCCAGCGCGGGCGCGGCCGTCGGGTCCACGCCCCGCTCAATCGGCGCGGCGAAGCGCGAACGGAACGCCTCCCAGCTCCCGAGCAACCCCGAGAAGACGACGGCGAAGAGACTCCACAGCTCGCCCAGGTGGTTCTCCAGCGGCGTGCCCGACAGCGCGAACTTGAAGTCCCCTTGGAGCGCCCGCGCCGCCCGGAAGCGGTGCGTCGTCGCGTTCTTCAACGTCTGCGCTTCGTCGAAGATGATGGTGGAGAAGCGCAGCTTCGACAGCCGCTCGATGTCCCGCGTGAGCAGGCCATAGCTCAACACCAGCACGTCCTTGGGCCCCAGTTGCTCCAACGTCCGGCCCCGGTCCGCCGCGTCCGAGAACAGCGTCATCCGCAGCGACGGCGCGAAGCGCTTCGCCTCGTCCATCCAGTTGAAGGCCACCGACGTCGGCGCCAACACCAGCGCGGGTCCCAGCTTGCTCCGGTCCAGGAGCACCGTCAGCGCCTGCACCGTCTTGCCCAAGCCCATGTCATCCGCGAGCACCCCACCCGCGCCCCATGAAGCCAGCCGCGTCAGCCAGCGGAAGCCTTCCAGTTGGTAATCGCGCAGCGCCGTCTTCAGTCCCGAGGGAACCCGCGGCTTCAGCTCCTTCGCCGCGAAGATGCGCTCCACCAGGGACTGCCACGTCTTGTCCGCCTCCACCTCGGCGCCCGCGTCCTCGAGCGCCGTGAGCGTCTCCACCGCGGAAGGCCCCACCTCCAGGCCATGGCGCGTGGCATGCGCATGGTCCGCCAGCCGCTCCAGGTGCTCCCGCAGCGCGCCTTCAATCTCCACGTAGGACGTCGAGTCCACCTGGACGAAACGCTCCTTCCGCCGCGCCGCATCGAGCAGCCGCGCCAGCTCCACTCGCTCGCCTTCCACGGAGAGCCCCCCCAGCACGCCAAACCAGTCCCGCTTCCGCTCAAGGATGACCTTCAGCGCCGGAGGCGCGGCGGCATGGAACAGCCGCACCGGCGCCCCCACCCACTCCAGCTCCGGCTTCGGCTCCAGTTCCACACAGGCCGAGAGCACCGCCAGGCCGCCCTGCGCGCTGGTGAAGCGGAAGGTGAAGGGCAGCTCCTCGGGCTCCGCCGTGTCGAGCGGCAGCCGGGCCTGAAGCAACTCCGCCGCGTCGCGCTCCTGAACGAAGTCACGCACCGCGTGCACGGCCCCCGTCCCCCGCCGGACGTGGACGTCGCGCGCCCCCTCCCCCGGAATGAACGTGGGACTGTCCGGCAATGGGCGCGTGCGCAGCTCCACCCGGACCGCCCCGCTCGCATGCGCCTCCATGCGCACCACGGGGGCGTAGCGCAGCGGCACCGACTCCCCCAAGACGCTCCGAGGCAACGCCACCGGCACGCGCAGGGACAGCTTCGACAGCTGGTCCAGCAGCGCGACGTGGCTCTCCGGCGGGAACGAATTGCCATGGCGGTTCAGCGCCGTGAGCAGCGCGCGGACCTCGGGGCCCGCGTCCAGCACCGTGAGCACCCGCTGGCTTTCATCCCAGATGTAGAGCCCCTCCTCCGGCTGAGCCTTGCGCACCCGCTCCAGCATCGCCGCGGGCAGCATCGCGCCATCCACCCCCGCGCTCACGATGACCACGCCGTCCCGGTCCTCGGCGACGAGCCCGACCTTCGCGCGCTCGATGCGCACCAGCAGGTCCGGGTTCTCATCCAGGTGGATGCGGGGATGCCCCACCAGTTCGAAGAGCAGCGCGCGCGACGCGGGGGCCTCCGACTCCGGCAGCAACGCCGCCAGGCGCGCGTCCGCCGCCGACAATTGCGAGCCATGGTCCTGCAGCAGCTTGCGCCGGCTCACCTTCGCGCCCGTGCTGCGCTGGCCCTTCTTGTTGCGCTTGTGCACGTAGGCCGCGAGTTCCACGCCGTACCCGTTGATGACGTCCAGCCGCCAGGAGACCTCGCCACCTCCAGGCCCACCGGGACTGTCGTCAACGGCCCGCTCCAGCGCCCGCAGCGCGCGCTCCCAACCGGGACGGACCAGTTCCTCCAGCTCCTCTCCAAAGGACTCGGACCAGGGCTGGCGCAACCACAGCAGCGCCGTGTCGATGGCCGCCAGCAGGTGGACGCAGAACGTCGCGCCACAGGAGCAGTCCCCCGTCACCTCGGTGGGAGCGAAAATCAGCCGGGCCTCGGGAAGGATGAAGCCCGCATGCGCCCCCACAGGCAGCTCGGAGATGCGCGTCTCGCGGAGACGGAAGCCTGGGAGCGGCGCGTCATACTGCATCAGGTCCGGCACCAGCGCGTGCATGGGCCGGGGGGCGACAGACGCCGGAACGCGCGCACGCAGCGCCAGCAGCAGGCCATGGACGCGATGCGTGCGGGACTCGGCGGGCGGAGCGAGCCGCTCCTCGAGCGAAGCCCGCGACGCCTCCGCCCCCAGCCGCTCCGCCTCCACGAAGCGCCAGGCGAGCGCGGGCAGCAGCTCCTTCATCCGGGGAGAGGGCATCGCCTCCGTCATCCACCGCGCCAGCGAGTCCGTGCTCAGCAACTCCACCAGCCTTCGGCGGGCGAGCACGGGACGCGCCTGGGGCAGCCAGGCCGCTTCCACCAGCGGCATCAGCACCGCCGGGCTCAGCCGCGACAAGTGCTCGAGCCCCTGCGCCCGCAGCCACGCCAGCGCGTCACGGGTCGTATCGAACAAGGGAGTCACGGGCTTCTCTGGCGGCTCGGACATGCACCCGCTTCTTCGCAAAGCACGCACGAAACGCAAGCAGACCCGTGACGCGAGGACGCAAGACGGCTGGCTGCCCTGCACGGCCCCGCTCCACTTTCCGTATGTCCCTGCCGATATGGCCCCCCTGGCCGTGGCGTTGTCACCCAACGACACACGTCCCGCGTCCCCTCACGGAGGCCCGCCGATGACGATGAACCCCGCGTTCGTAAGCATCCTCACGCTGCTCGCACTGGTGGGTTGCACGAACCAACGCCAGACGCTGCTGGAGCGCACGAGCAGCTATGTGGTGTACGACATGCCCGCCCGGCAGGTCATGAAGGCCGCCGAGGCGATCCTGAGTGAGCGCGGCTATGCCCTGCTGCCCAGCACGGACCCGATGTTCCTCATCACGCCGTGGAAGGTCTCCGGCAACTACGACGTCTTCACCCACTGGTCCCGCGTCTACGTCGAGGGGCACAAGCGTCCCGACGGCCGGTTCACCGTGCGCGCATACCATATGGCCGCCAACATGCCCGCCCGGACGCAGTCGCTGCCGACGCCGGAGACGACGACCATGACGACCCCCGAGGAGAAGCAGAACATCATGCCCACGGTCCTGCTCTCCACCGAGCCCGTGCTGGTGCGCTCCGCCAGGCCCAACCTCCGCAGGGACCTCGAGCTCGAATGGGCCATCATGGAGCGGCTCGACCCAGACTTCGCCGGACGCGTCAAGACGCAGGTCGACGTGTATCTCGCCCATTCGTCCTCGAAGCGGCCGGGTGACGTACTTGAAT is a genomic window of Myxococcus virescens containing:
- a CDS encoding DUSAM domain-containing protein, producing the protein MDGLNWTDVRDLARRVAHGEPFAFTESTRSILRRTAPQVGIALSDAERALQSEPTAEELLAEVSRRISNGSRRLSRTLAEVERCRDTGDVDGARQLLNDVLVVEVVPHYQDILRANLAALDDGGAARS
- a CDS encoding ABC transporter ATP-binding protein, translated to MIQVEGLTKYYGEHAAIRDLAFTISQGEVIGFLGLNGAGKSTTLKVLGCVLLPTSGRVVIDGHDVVSNAHEVRQRIGYLPDVPPLYEEMTVGEYLAYVAQLRGVTSRDTAHRVGEAEEKTGLRDVHGELISTLSHGYRQRVGVAQALVHKPALLILDEPTSGLDPRQIVEMRDVIRGLKGAHTVLVSSHILPEISQTCDRLLIIHKGMLVAQGTEEELAAKMGGRGTIELEVRGDKARAVEVLQRFGAVEVDRASDGLVALTVRASPDQRPQVAQAVVGAGLELLRLDQGAGQLESIFLRLTHGQEARA
- a CDS encoding DEAD/DEAH box helicase — encoded protein: MSEPPEKPVTPLFDTTRDALAWLRAQGLEHLSRLSPAVLMPLVEAAWLPQARPVLARRRLVELLSTDSLARWMTEAMPSPRMKELLPALAWRFVEAERLGAEASRASLEERLAPPAESRTHRVHGLLLALRARVPASVAPRPMHALVPDLMQYDAPLPGFRLRETRISELPVGAHAGFILPEARLIFAPTEVTGDCSCGATFCVHLLAAIDTALLWLRQPWSESFGEELEELVRPGWERALRALERAVDDSPGGPGGGEVSWRLDVINGYGVELAAYVHKRNKKGQRSTGAKVSRRKLLQDHGSQLSAADARLAALLPESEAPASRALLFELVGHPRIHLDENPDLLVRIERAKVGLVAEDRDGVVIVSAGVDGAMLPAAMLERVRKAQPEEGLYIWDESQRVLTVLDAGPEVRALLTALNRHGNSFPPESHVALLDQLSKLSLRVPVALPRSVLGESVPLRYAPVVRMEAHASGAVRVELRTRPLPDSPTFIPGEGARDVHVRRGTGAVHAVRDFVQERDAAELLQARLPLDTAEPEELPFTFRFTSAQGGLAVLSACVELEPKPELEWVGAPVRLFHAAAPPALKVILERKRDWFGVLGGLSVEGERVELARLLDAARRKERFVQVDSTSYVEIEGALREHLERLADHAHATRHGLEVGPSAVETLTALEDAGAEVEADKTWQSLVERIFAAKELKPRVPSGLKTALRDYQLEGFRWLTRLASWGAGGVLADDMGLGKTVQALTVLLDRSKLGPALVLAPTSVAFNWMDEAKRFAPSLRMTLFSDAADRGRTLEQLGPKDVLVLSYGLLTRDIERLSKLRFSTIIFDEAQTLKNATTHRFRAARALQGDFKFALSGTPLENHLGELWSLFAVVFSGLLGSWEAFRSRFAAPIERGVDPTAAPALARVLQPFLLRRTKAQVEAQLPPRTDIRVPIVLSSEEWALYEDARLAALSDLETRKPKMKEQERRIEILAALTRLRLLASHPRLYDAGSKLESAKLERFMELVRELRAEGHRALVFSQFTSHLALVREVLDAEGIDYEYLDGQTPAGARAERVRAFQEGDVPLFLISLKAGGFGLNLTAATTVIHLDPWWNPAVEDQASDRAHRIGQERPVTVYRLVTRGTIEEQMLSLHEHKRALVAGVLEGKDAAGRLSTQELLGLLSQRLAPPGEEEGPRTRH
- a CDS encoding L-threonylcarbamoyladenylate synthase, with translation MIAPESLERAVELLRHGGVVALPTETVYGLSANAEDELAVRRVFAIKGRPATHPLIVHIPGVEHLNTWAREVPEAARKLAEAFWPGPLTLVLPRTARATDAVTGGQDTVALRVPNHPVALAVLQKLGGGLAAPSANRFGKVSPTTAEHVREDLGGDVDLVLDGGPCTVGVESTIVDLSSDEPAILRPGGLAAEDVERVLGRKVPVRTSSKVRVSGSLESHYAPRAGVVLTEPGQAVARVQELRGQGLRVGVLGPASLALPPDVPRFDVPDEPAGAARVLYARLREADAQGHEVLVACLPAESGLGIAVRDRLSRAAAPRG
- a CDS encoding TIGR01777 family oxidoreductase; protein product: MGKSHVFDARTRMPVTAKDLFAWHAREGALERLTPPWERMEVLERTGDGIRTGARVVVRMRVGPIPQRLVAEHTAYVEDAMFQDTQMSGPFAKWVHTHRMWPEPASGTSILDDEVEYVLPVGPLGSLFGGSFARRTLERMFAYRHRVTLEDLKRHAAFAGQGPLTIAVTGASGLVGSSLVPFLTTGGHTVKRMVRGKADSSRNEVAWAPDKGEVDTDALEGVDAVVHLAGVNVAGQRWTPAYKDAILKSRTQGTRTLAEALARMKRKPKVLVSAGGSSIYGDRGDEVLTEESSADGKGFLSQVSREWEAAAAPAEAAGIRVVHLRIGPVLDAREGALAKMLPAFLAGGGGPIGSGQQWMSWVSLEDLLGLIHFSVFTDAARGAINAVAPGAVRQADFARTLGKVLRRPAVFPVPAPVVRTLFGQMGQEALLDGARIVPQAAQRLGFAFLLPDLESALRFTLGRTTMGPEYRHS